A single window of Saccharomyces kudriavzevii IFO 1802 strain IFO1802 genome assembly, chromosome: 16 DNA harbors:
- the SMA1 gene encoding Sma1p (similar to Saccharomyces cerevisiae SMA1 (YPL027W)), whose protein sequence is MACVEGDPNKSLEKVSIKCLFQDSRFKQDSNPHRRFVRFLGKIFKRSVTTETGNHSRELKKKEGVTLLPPVPESLLHKLRFRLESFYFPIKKAQKESEIEESKIVINEKQVRDSVSCFPDENGGSVVFCYLPDLVLYYRPPVKVTGRSCPIKRSPWDSMEIQYQKFMHPLERLEKQFEEVPFRPWYFAMRLKELYRCCERSLTNAANRGKTRLLRGKQRTKKSYHKTVNLVSMKISTHSNASSHR, encoded by the coding sequence atggcatgCGTTGAAGGTGATCCTAATAAATCTCTTGAAAAGGTCAGCATAAAGTGTCTCTTCCAGGATTCGAGGTTCAAGCAGGACTCTAATCCCCATAGAAGGTTTGTAAGATTCCTGGGAAAGATCTTTAAGCGATCTGTTACGACTGAAACGGGAAACCACAGCAGggagttgaaaaagaaagagggCGTAACCTTGCTGCCACCCGTCCCAGAGTCATTATTACATAAACTTAGATTCAGGCTCGAGTCTTTTTACTTTCCCATTAAAAAAGCGCAAAAAGAATCAGAAATCGAAGAGTCCAAAATCGTAATCAATGAAAAGCAGGTTCGGGATTCAGTCTCCTGTTTTCCTGATGAGAATGGAGGAAGTGTTGTGTTCTGTTATCTGCCCGACCTTGTGTTGTACTATAGGCCACCAGTGAAAGTGACAGGAAGGTCATGCCCTATAAAGAGAAGCCCCTGGGACTCGATGGAGATCCAATATCAAAAGTTTATGCACCCCTTGGAAAGGTTAGAAAaacaatttgaagaagttccCTTTAGGCCCTGGTATTTCGCTATGCGGTTGAAGGAACTTTATAGGTGCTGTGAAAGGTCCTTAACTAACGCGGCAAATAGAGGTAAAACAAGGTTATTGCGGGGGAAAcagagaacaaaaaaatcgtACCATAAAACTGTCAATTTAGTCTCTATGAAGATTTCCACCCATTCAAATGCGTCATCGCACCGCTGA
- the SKS1 gene encoding putative serine/threonine protein kinase SKS1 (similar to Saccharomyces cerevisiae VHS1 (YDR247W) and SKS1 (YPL026C); ancestral locus Anc_8.477) translates to MLSDCLLNNFRITSQIGSGAYGLVFHVVDILTSREYAIKTVFKSSSMDEFYNKNGLNNNSQVARATLLQTQLYHFFKSFQKKLFLPSVDLDSILQLTENELNRLPHYREIAFQLKVQSHGNIVKIHQVLESSIATFIVMDYYDRDLFTSIVDHKHFTNDGVLIKKVFLQLCSALDHCHRLGIYHCDIKPENVLLDRNDNAYLCDFGLSTKSKYLAPNVCVGSSYYMAPERILYCLNTTTNGIHVDECCSSLPTDTGDIWSLGIILINLTCIRNPWLKAHQKEDNTFHHFANDSNVLKKILPISDELFTVLVKILQLNPYTRIDIKTLVSEVSSITSFTREGPLSKVPAFSSEAYMAHIIRNENLYLDGLSHFAVGKEQQQEQEEEQEEAEPESDIPSTYNSDGSMEKYEYTNNNNNNTFLSSSMDSTPYQSDIDDMGASKDCKFQQDTLRNRLLCLQMNFSTLTDGPNEKWLPDY, encoded by the coding sequence ATGCTATCTGACTGCTTGCTGAACAACTTCAGGATAACGTCCCAAATAGGGTCAGGCGCGTATGGGCTAGTTTTCCATGTGGTGGACATACTGACCAGCCGTGAATATGCGATAAAGACAGTCTTCAAATCGTCGTCCATGGACGAGTTCTACAACAAGAACGGCTTGAACAACAACTCGCAAGTGGCTAGAGCCACCCTTCTACAGACACAGCTGtaccatttcttcaagagtTTCCAGAAGAAACTGTTTTTACCCTCAGTCGACCTGGATTCGATATTACAATTGACGGAAAACGAACTAAACAGGCTACCGCATTACAGGGAGATTGCTTTTCAGTTAAAAGTACAGTCTCACGGGAATATAGTAAAAATCCACCAAGTTCTGGAGTCATCCATTGCCACCTTCATCGTGATGGACTATTACGACAGGGACCTTTTCACCTCGATAGTGGACCACAAGCATTTTACAAATGACGGTGTCTTGATCAAGAAAGTTTTTCTACAACTTTGCTCCGCACTGGACCACTGTCATCGCCTCGGTATATATCATTGCGATATTAAACCGGAAAACGTCCTGCTAGATCGTAACGATAACGCGTATTTATGCGATTTCGGTCTTTCCACGAAGTCTAAATATTTGGCTCCAAATGTATGCGTGGGGAGTTCTTACTACATGGCTCCGGAAAGAATATTGTACTGTCTGAACACGACCACCAACGGCATACATGTCGATGAATGCTGCTCAAGCCTGCCCACGGATACGGGAGACATTTGGTCTCTAGGTATTATTCTCATCAACCTAACTTGTATCAGAAACCCATGGTTGAAGGCTCACCAAAAGGAGGACAACACATTTCATCATTTTGCTAATGATAGCAAtgtcttgaagaaaatcctCCCTATATCGGATGAGCTGTTCACAGTGCTGGTAAAAATCCTGCAACTAAATCCATATACAAGGATCGATATCAAAACTTTGGTTTCCGAAGTCTCCTCTATCACTTCCTTTACGAGAGAGGGTCCTTTATCTAAAGTTCCAGCCTTCTCGAGCGAGGCGTATATGGCACATATCATAAGGAATGAAAATCTATACCTGGACGGTTTATCACATTTTGCTGTTGGCAAAGAACAGCAGCAAGAAcaggaagaagaacaagaagaagctgAGCCGGAAAGTGATATCCCATCAACTTACAATAGCGATGGAAGTATGGAAAAGTATGAATATAccaacaataacaacaataacacGTTTCTAAGTTCTTCGATGGACAGTACGCCTTACCAATCAGACATCGACGACATGGGTGCTTCCAAAGACTGTAAGTTCCAACAAGATACTTTGAGAAATAGACTATTATGCTTacaaatgaatttttccactttaACAGATGGCCCAAACGAGAAATGGTTACCAGATTATTGA
- the RMI1 gene encoding Rmi1p (similar to Saccharomyces cerevisiae RMI1 (YPL024W); ancestral locus Anc_8.475), whose product MSFPSILSQDITDDITPPANSSALGSREQLVFRAYQNEPWLAGIAQNLILDKKLIVVDRELLFQVLMVENITKSKLTLIDDIKTRLNPRNQKVDRLRSGPQVNSAKKYEVITQVNMEDEGNGSDNNRASNNNNNDSTAKNKAVFKLTLQNKSGDVFFAINSTPISWSSCTLGSKIVILPGTVFSRGVFILKDSQVIFLGGINRVWNENRDQKLCDYLESKLRRDKQFVNGGPRKRKAND is encoded by the coding sequence ATGTCTTTTCCGTCCATCTTATCGCAGGATATCACAGATGATATTACACCACCAGCAAATTCCTCTGCGTTAGGCTCAAGAGAACAGCTTGTTTTCAGGGCTTATCAGAATGAACCTTGGCTGGCTGGCATAGCTCAAAATCTTATCTTAGACAAAAAACTAATCGTCGTAGATAGAGAACTGCTATTCCAGGTGCTGATGGTGGAGAATATCACCAAATCCAAGCTGACACTGATCGATGACATAAAGACCAGGTTGAATCCGAGAAACCAGAAGGTGGACAGACTACGATCAGGGCCGCAAGTGAACAGCGCCAAGAAATACGAGGTCATCACTCAGGTGAATATGGAGGATGAAGGGAACGGAAGTGACAACAATCGCGCCagcaataacaacaataatgacaGCACTGCCAAGAACAAGGCGGTGTTCAAGTTGACGCTGCAGAATAAATCAGGTGATGTCTTCTTTGCAATCAACTCCACTCCAATATCTTGGAGCTCCTGCACGCTGGGCTCCAAGATTGTGATATTACCGGGAACCGTGTTTAGCAGAGGCGTTTTCATATTGAAGGACTCTCAAGTCATTTTTCTCGGCGGCATTAACAGAGTTTGGAACGAAAATAGAGATCAGAAACTTTGTGATTATTTGGAATCTAAACTACGGCGCGACAAACAATTCGTGAATGGCGGTCCcaggaaaaggaaagccAATGATTAG
- the MET12 gene encoding methylenetetrahydrofolate reductase (NAD(P)H) MET12 (similar to Saccharomyces cerevisiae MET12 (YPL023C); ancestral locus Anc_8.474): protein MSIRDLYHERASPFISLEFFPPKTDLGTRNLMERMHRMSALDPLFITVTWGAGGTTAEKTLALASLAQQTLSIPVCMHLTCTNTDKTIIDDALDRCYAAGVRNILALRGDPPIGEDWLDSQSNESPFKYAVDLVRYIKQRHGDKFCVGVAAYPEGHCEGEAEGNEQDPSKDLVYLKEKVVAGADFVITQLFYDVEKFLTFETLFREQISQDLPLFPGLMPINSYLLFHRAAKLSHASIPPSILNRFPPEIQSDDNAVKSIGVDILIELVQEIYQRTSGRIKGFHFYTLNLEKAIAQIVSQSFVLSHIVNESSEEEGEDETGGEIRSIENVPIEDADGDIVLDDSNEDTAANRKRRRHSSLDSAKLIFNRAIVTEKGLRYNNENGSMPSKKALISISKGHGTLGRDATWDEFPNGRFGDSRSPAYGEIDGYGPSIKVSKNRALELWGTPRTIGDLKDIFIKYLEGSTDAIPWSDLGLSAETALIQEELIQLNYRGYLTLASQPATNATLSSDKIFGWGPAKGRLYQKAFVEMFIHRQQWEATLKPKLDHYGRRKFSYYAGDSSGSFETNLDPHSSSVVTWGVFPNSQVKQTTIIEEESFKAWRDEAFSIWSEWAKLFSRNTPANILLRQVHRDYCLVSIVHHDFKETDELWEMLLD, encoded by the coding sequence ATGTCCATCAGAGATTTATACCATGAAAGGGCTTCCCCATTTATATCGTTGGAATTCTTCCCACCAAAGACTGATTTGGGGACAAGGAACTTGATGGAACGTATGCATCGTATGTCTGCCTTAGATCCACTATTCATCACAGTTACTTGGGGAGCTGGAGGTACCACTGCGGAGAAGACGCTGGCACTAGCTTCATTGGCACAGCAGACATTAAGTATACCAGTTTGTATGCATTTAACTTGCACAAACACTGACAAAACCATCATTGATGATGCGCTAGACAGATGCTATGCTGCAGGAGTCAGAAATATTCTGGCTCTTCGCGGCGATCCGCCTATTGGAGAAGATTGGTTGGATTCTCAGTCAAACGAGTCACCTTTTAAATATGCGGTCGACTTAGTTCGTTATATTAAACAAAGGCATGGGGACAAATTTTGTGTGGGGGTCGCAGCCTATCCAGAAGGTCATTGTGAAGGAGAGGCAGAAGGCAACGAGCAGGATCCATCGAAGGATCTGgtatatttgaaagagaaggTTGTGGCCGGGGCAGATTTTGTAATTACGCAACTGTTTTACGATGTTGAGAAATTCTTGACTTTTGAGACGTTGTTTCGCGAACAAATTTCGCAAGATTTACCTCTGTTCCCTGGGTTGATGCCCATCAACTCTTATCTGTTATTTCACAGAGCTGCAAAATTGTCACATGCATCCATTCCACCTTCCATATTGAACAGGTTCCCCCCAGAAATCCAATCGGATGACAATGCTGTAAAGTCTATTGGAGTGGATATTCTTATTGAATTAGTCCAAGAAATATATCAAAGAACATCGGGTAGAATCAAAGGGTTTCATTTCTACACCTTGAATCTGGAAAAAGCCATTGCTCAAATCGTTTCACAGTCCTTTGTCTTATCGCATATCGTGAATGAATCAagcgaagaagaaggagaagatgAAACGGGTGGGGAAATAAGGAGTATAGAGAACGTACCGATAGAGGACGCTGATGGGGATATTGTATTAGATGACTCAAACGAAGATACCGCTGCAAACaggaagagaagaagacaCTCCAGTCTTGATTCTGCCAAGCTGATTTTCAATAGAGCTATTGTCACTGAAAAGGGCCTACGTTACAACAACGAGAATGGTTCTATGCCATCTAAAAAGGCATTAATATCTATTTCTAAGGGTCACGGGACTTTGGGCCGTGATGCCACTTGGGATGAGTTCCCCAACGGTAGATTTGGTGACTCCAGATCTCCTGCATATGGTGAAATCGATGGTTATGGGCCATCCATCAAAGTTAGTAAAAACAGAGCACTTGAATTGTGGGGGACGCCAAGGACAATCGGAGATCTCAAAGATATCTttataaaatatttggaagGTTCAACCGATGCGATTCCATGGTCTGACTTGGGTTTATCAGCGGAAACGGCATTGATTCAGGAAGAACTAATTCAATTGAACTATCGCGGATATTTGACGTTGGCGTCCCAACCAGCCACGAATGCCACGTTAAGCAGTGACAAGATATTCGGTTGGGGGCCCGCGAAGGGGAGATTATACCAAAAAGCGTTTGTTGAGATGTTCATTCATAGGCAGCAGTGGGAAGCCACGTTGAAACCCAAGTTAGACCATTATGGACGTCGGAAATTCAGCTACTACGCGGGAGATTCATCTGGCTCATTCGAAACGAACCTGGATCCACATAGTTCTAGTGTGGTGACATGGGGTGTTTTTCCCAACAGCCAAGTGAAACAGACCACTATCATCGAGGAAGAGTCGTTCAAGGCGTGGAGAGATGAAGCGTTCAGTATCTGGTCCGAATGGGCCAAGTtgttttcaagaaataccCCGGCCAACATTCTTTTGAGACAAGTACATAGGGATTACTGTCTTGTCTCCATTGTCCATCATGACTTCAAGGAAACTGACGAGCTATGGGAAATGTTGCTGGATTAA
- the RAD1 gene encoding ssDNA endodeoxyribonuclease RAD1 (similar to Saccharomyces cerevisiae RAD1 (YPL022W); ancestral locus Anc_8.473), whose translation MSQLFYQGDSDDELQEELTRQTAQVSQSSKNGNKDGVSDADHSDIVANEGAKLLDEGTVLYPLIPNEPDDIETSKPNINDIRPVDIQLTLPLSFQQKVVESSLIAEDALVIMGKGLGLLDIVANLLHVLATPTSINGQLKRALVLVLCAKPIDNVRIREALEELSWFTNTGKDKAETTVEDDDELFERPFSVVTADSLSVEKRRKLYISGGILSITSRILIVDLLSGIVHPNRITGMLVLNADSLRHNSNESFILEIYRSKNTWGFIKAFSEAPESFVMEFSPLRTKMKELRLKNVLLWPRFRVEVSSCLNAIDEHNKVIEVKVSLTNSMSQIQFGLMECLKKCIAELSRKNPELALEWWNIENALDINFIRSIDSVMVPNWHRISYESKQLVKDIRFLRRLLKMLVASDAVDFFGEIQLSLDANKPSVSRKYTESPWLLVDEAQLVISYAKKRIFYKNEYNLEENPKWEQLIHVLNDIAHERMSKSFQGPTLIACSDNATCLQLAKILNASNKRRGMRQVLLNKLEWYRKRREETKKLVKDVQSQDTFPESATLNVSSTFYKEQVTTKRRRTRGASQVAAVDKLRNAGINVDMEEVLEDQKLAEEIKKENSDNLNDGQKEDANMNHEEDAADDSKIFEIQEHDNEVMIDEGDNELDNEELEYAEELPQHVAAHFDKKSWDEYCSEYEYVDREDEVLISTFKSLNDNCSLQEMMPSYIIMFEPDVSFIRQIEVYKAIVKDLQPKVYFMYYGESIEEQSHLTAIKREKDAFTKLIRENAILSHHFETSEDLSHYKNLAERKLKLSKLRKSNTRNAGGQHGFHNFTQDVVIVDTREFNASLPGLLYRYGIRVIPCMLTVGDYVITPDICLERKSISDLIGSLQNNRLAAQCKKMLKHYKYPTLLIEFDEGQSFSLEPFSERRNFKNKDISTVHPISSKLSQDEIQLKLAKLVLRFPTLKIIWSSSPLQTVNIILELKLGREQPDPSDAVILGTNKTISHAKSSASVGLKNGDNESKFKKLLNIPGVSKIDYFNLRKKIKSFNKLQRLSWNEINELINDEDLTDRIYYFLRTEEEEQEQEIKDYDAELHIKATDDDDDDDDDDVLEALM comes from the coding sequence ATGTCCCAATTATTTTATCAAGGGGATTCCGATGACGAGCTACAAGAGGAGCTAACTAGGCAGACAGCTCAGGTATCCCAAAGTTCTAAAAACGGAAATAAAGATGGGGTCAGCGATGCAGATCATTCTGATATAGTCGCCAATGAGGGTGCCAAGCTTTTGGATGAGGGTACTGTACTATATCCATTGATACCGAATGAACCAGATGACATAGAGACGTCTAAGCCCAATATAAACGATATCAGACCAGTTGATATTCAGTTGACTTTACCATTATCATTTCAACAGAAGGTAGTAGAGAGTTCGTTGATTGCCGAAGATGCGTTGGTCATAATGGGTAAGGGACTAGGCCTTCTCGATATAGTGGCTAATTTGCTGCATGTTTTGGCTACACCAACCTCCATTAACGGACAACTGAAGAGAGCGCTGGTTCTAGTACTATGTGCGAAGCCTATAGATAATGTGAGAATTAGGGAAGCCTTAGAGGAATTATCGTGGTTTACTAATACTGGAAAGGACAAAGCAGAGACTACTGTGGAGGATGATGACGAACTCTTTGAAAGGCCTTTTAGCGTAGTTACTGCAGATTCTCTGAgtgttgaaaaaagaagaaaattgtaTATTTCTGGTGGCATCTTGAGTATTACCTCCAGAATCCTCATTGTGGATCTCCTATCCGGAATCGTCCACCCAAATAGAATTACCGGCATGTTGGTACTGAATGCAGACTCACTTCGGCACAATTCAAATGAATCATTCATATTGGAAATTTACAGATCTAAAAATACTTGGGGCTTTATTAAGGCCTTTTCTGAGGCACCAGAGTCCTTTGTCATGGAATTTTCGCCTCTCAgaacgaaaatgaaagagtTACGTCTAAAAAATGTTTTACTGTGGCCGAGGTTTAGGGTAGAGGTATCTTCATGTTTGAATGCTATAGATGAACATAACAAAGTTATCGAAGTGAAAGTGTCACTTACGAATTCCATGTCTCAAATTCAATTTGGCTTGATGGaatgtttgaaaaaatgtattGCTGAATTGAGCAGGAAAAACCCCGAATTAGCATTAGAGTGGTGGAATATAGAAAACGCTCTGGATATAAATTTTATCAGATCAATTGACTCGGTAATGGTACCAAACTGGCACCGGATTTCTTATGAATCAAAACAACTGGTTAAGGATATAAGATTTTTACGTCGCCTCTTGAAGATGCTCGTAGCCTCTGATGCCgtcgatttttttggagaaatTCAATTAAGTTTGGATGCCAACAAACCGTCAGTATCCCGAAAATATACAGAATCACCATGGTTATTGGTGGATGAAGCACAATTAGTGATCTCATATgcgaaaaaaagaattttttacaaaaatgaatataatTTAGAGGAGAATCCAAAATGGGAACAACTAATACATGTATTAAATGACATTGCACATGAGAGAATGAGTAAGAGCTTCCAAGGGCCTACTTTGATTGCCTGTTCCGATAATGCTACATGTTTACAACTAGCAAAGATCTTGAATGCTTCAAACAAGAGGAGAGGAATGCGTCAGGTGCTTTTAAATAAGCTGGAATGGTATAGAAAACGGCGAGAGGAAACGAAAAAGTTGGTTAAGGACGTTCAAAGCCAAGATACTTTTCCGGAGAGTGCAACATTAAACGTTAGCTCGACATTTTACAAAGAACAAGTTACCACAAAAAGAAGGAGGACAAGAGGTGCATCGCAGGTTGCGGCCGTTGATAAGCTGAGAAATGCGGGGATTAATGTGGATATGGAGGAAGTTTTAGAGGATCAAAAGTTGgctgaagaaatcaaaaaggaaaatagtGATAATCTGAATGATGGTCAAAAGGAAGACGCTAATATGAATCATGAAGAAGACGCTGCAGACGACTCAAAAATCTTCGAAATACAAGAACATGACAATGAAGTGATGATCGATGAGGGCGACAATGAACTTGACAATGAAGAATTAGAGTATGCGGAGGAACTTCCCCAGCATGTGGCAGCTCACTTCGATAAAAAATCATGGGATGAATACTGCAGTGAGTATGAATATGTCGATCGTGAAGATGAAGTTTTGATATCTACCTTCAAGAGTCTCAATGATAACTGCTCATTGCAGGAAATGATGCCTTCTTATATTATAATGTTCGAACCTGATGTATCGTTTATTAGGCAAATTGAAGTTTATAAGGCCATAGTAAAGGACTTGCAACCGAAGGTATATTTTATGTATTATGGTGAGAgtattgaagaacaaagtCATCTGACCGCGATCAAAAGAGAGAAGGATGCCTTCACAAAGTTGATTCGGGAGAATGCAATTCTGTCGCATCATTTTGAAACAAGTGAAGATCTTTCCCATTACAAAAATTTAGCTGAAAGGAAGTTgaaactttcaaaattgcGAAAATCAAACACCAGAAATGCAGGGGGGCAGCACGGATTCCATAATTTCACTCAGGATGTGGTCATTGTGGATACACGTGAGTTTAACGCTTCATTACCTGGTCTACTTTATCGATATGGTATCAGGGTTATTCCCTGTATGTTGACAGTTGGTGATTATGTGATAACTCCGGACATCTGTCTCGAAAGGAAATCAATTTCTGATTTAATTGGTTCACTACAGAATAACAGATTAGCTGCCcaatgtaaaaaaatgctaaaACACTATAAATATCCGACTCTTTTAATTGAGTTTGACGAAGGACAGTCGTTTTCTTTGGAACCTTTCAgcgaaagaagaaattttaagaATAAAGACATATCAACTGTTCACCCTATATCGAGCAAGCTCTCTCAGGACGAGATTCAGTTAAAATTAGCCAAGCTGGTATTAAGATTTCCCACTCTGAAGATTATATGGTCTTCTTCACCACTTCAAACTGTAAATATAATTTTAGAGTTAAAATTAGGGCGTGAACAACCAGACCCGAGTGATGCAGTCATATTAGGAACAAACAAAACCATATCGCATGCCAAGAGTAGCGCGTCAGTGGGCTTAAAAAATGGCGATAATGAAtccaaattcaagaagttATTGAATATTCCTGGAGTGTCAAAGATTGATTATTTCAATTTAcgcaaaaaaatcaaaagctTCAATAAACTTCAAAGGCTTTCCTGGAACGAGATTAATGAACTTATTAACGATGAGGATTTGACGGATAGAATATATTACTTCTTGAGAacagaagaggaagaacaaGAGCAAGAGATTAAAGATTATGATGCCGAATTACACATTAAGGCAAcagatgacgatgatgacgatgatgacgatgatgtTTTGGAGGCGCTCATGTAA